Sequence from the Synechococcales cyanobacterium T60_A2020_003 genome:
AAGCTGAATGCCCTAAAGCATCACTGAAGAAAGACAATTGGCGCAGGATTGTGAAACTCCCCAACATTCCACCCATTAACCCGGTGAGAACGCCACCCAACAGTGCCCGTTGCATAAAGGGCAGTTGAAACAGTTCAATGATACGGCTGAGTTCGGTAGGCATAAGGGAATAGGGTTAATGGTGATGGCGATAGCGGACAAATTCAGACCCGTAAGCAGCCGAGAGATTATCAGGGGAGAGGGCTACCTCTGGAGTTCCCTGGCAAAGTAAGGTGCGGTTGAGGCAGAGGACGCGATCGCAGTGGCGGCGCACCATATCTAAATCGTGGGAAATTTGTAGAATTGCCCAACCCTGCTGCTGTTTGAGTTGGTACAGCAGTTGGTAAAATTCTGATTCGCCCCGCGCATCTAATCCTGCCAAGGCTTCATCTAGAATCAACAGACGACGGGGACGCACCAGACAGTAGGCTAGAAGAACTCGCTTGATTTCGCCTCCCGACAGCCCACTGATTAATTGATGCCTGAGATGGACAGCATCGACCCGTGCTAACACCTCTCGAACAGCAAGGCGGCGCTTGCGGTGGTCTTTCCAGGGCACCTGAAACCCCAATTGATCCCACCCCAAGCCCACCAGTTCTTCGACGGTGATGGGAATACGGCGATCGAACAAAAAGTTTTGCGGCAAATAAGCAATTTGCTGACGGATAGCAGGCGCGAGAAACCCTCGACGAGACAGAGGTTGCCCCAGGATAAAAACATCTCCTGTTTGCCGGGGCAGAATACCCAAAATCGCCTGCACCAAAGTACTTTTACCCGCTCCATTTGGACCAACGATCGCCGTATCGGTGCCTGCCTCTAGCTCAAACGAAACATCCTGCACCGCAGCGTAGGTTTCTCGATAAACGGTGAGTTGCTCAACTACGAGTACAACCTCTTTCAAATCGAAAAGCCCTCCTAAAACCTGACTCCAACTCGCTGCGGCGCCACTGCAACAGGCTGAGGCCTCCAGAGCGGCAAGAACGATTGAGTAGAGCCACCAAATGCGGTCACTAAGCTTTCCACATTCTGCCGCATCGTCGTCAAGTAATACTCAGGCTCTAGTGCTTCAGATCCTCCTGTTTCCAATGGATCAAATGTGCTGACTTTGATATCTAAATCATTTGCCAGGGCAGAGAAGGAACCCTCTCCTGCCTGAGGTTCCGTCAAAATCGCTTTGAGATCGGATGCCTGTACTTCATCAGTGACCCGCTTGACATCGTCTGGGGAAGGATTTTCTTCTGGAATATCCACTAAGAAGTCTGCTTCAAGTCCATAGCTATCTGCAAAATATGGTGCAAAGTCATGGAACGCCACGAAGGTTTTACCAGCATAGGGTTGAAGCGTTGAGGTAATTTCCGCATCCAGTTCTTGTAGTTGTGCGATGTAAGCGGCTGCATTAGCAGTGTACTCAGCCTCGCCCTCTGGATCAGCCGCAATGAGTCCATCCCGAATATTTTCAACTTGCTGAATGGCACGTTTGGGATCGAGCCAGACGTGTGGATTATATTCACCATGATGGTGATGCCCTGCCTCAGCCTGTTCTTCCCCTTCCGCATGGTCGTGAGCATGGTCATGGTCTTCTCCCTCCGCATGACTATGCCCTTCTACCTCTTCATTGGCGATCGTGGCAATTCCTTCACTGGAATCAATGATCTGCAAATCTGGATTGCTAGCATTTGCAACTAAATCCTCTAAAAATTCCTCCATTTCCAGCCCATTTTGCACCAGCACATCGGCTTCAGCCAGTCGTTGAACATCCTCCGGTCTGGCTTGAAAATCATGGGGACCAACATTCGTCGGAAGCAGTTGGGTGACTTCTACGCGATCGCCCGCCACTGCTTTCGTAAATTGCGTAATGGGCAGGAAGGTCGTCACCACCTTCAACTCATCTGCTGTCGCCACCGGAGATGCATCAGATTGAGGCGACTCAGAACTGGTGGTCGACGTATTGGTTGCACAACTTCCCAGGCTGAGTGCAATTGCAGACACTACAGTAACAGACAACCGACAAACGAGGTTGCTGGATGGTTGTAATCTTATCTTTCGGTGAATCATGTGAAATATCCTCATCGCTAATTGCAAAAGTGAATGGGCAAATGTAATGAAGGGTGAATGAGTAAATGAATAAAAGAGAGAAGAGTGACCCACTCCCTATTCCCCACTCCCTACTCCCCCTTCTGCAACATCAACGCCACATCTCTAGCAAAGTACGTCAAAATCAAATCCGCCCCAGCACGCTTCATACTCGTCAGCGTTTCCAGAACTACCTTTTTCTCATCAATCCAACCTTGTTCCGCAGCGGCTTTGATCATGGCGTATTCACCACTGACGTTGTATGCTGCGACGGGTAAATTGGTGTGCTGCTTGATTTGGCAAATAATATCCAGATACGCCAGCGCAGGCTTCACCATCACAATGTCAGCCCCCTCAACAATATCGAGAGCCACTTCCTTAATGGCTTCCCTTGCATTGGCAGCATCCATTTGATAGGTCTTCTTATCACCAAACTTGGGTGCAGAATCCAATGCATCCCGGAATGGACCATAGTAGGCGGACGCATATTTGGCAGAGTAGGCAAGGATGCCCACATTGATCCAACCTTCTGCATCCAGTGCCTTGCGAATCGCGCCGACGCGACCGTCCATCATGTCTGAAGGCGCCACAAAATCGGCTCCGGCTTCTGCCTGAACGATCGCCTGCTTCACCAGCACCGCAACCGTTTCATCGTTGAGGATTTTGCCATCCTGCACAATGCCATCATGCCCCTCACTACTGTAGGGATCGAGAGCCACATCGGTGATGATTAGAATATCTGGCACTGCCTGTTTAATGGCTCGGACGGCACGGGGGATTAAGCCTTCGGGGTTATAGCTTTCGGTTCCGGCGTTGTCTTTTTGAGCGTGGGGGATGAGAGGAAAAAGCGCGATCGCCCCAATCCCTAATTCATAAGCTTCCCTGACTTCATTCAGCAGCAAATCCAATGTGTAGCGGTAGCAACCCGGCATTGAGGGGATTGCTTCTCGTTGTCCCTCGCCTTCCATGACGAACAGCGGGTAGATCAAATCGTCTACCCGCAGAGTATTTTCCCGCACCATCCGACGCAGGGTTTCCGTTCGCCGTAACCGTCGGGGACGATGGGCGATCGCTAGCACAGTAGATTTGGCTTGGCTTCCAGAATCAGTGAGATCAATTTCTGTCTGCGGAGTTTGGAGTGCAAGCGTTGAGGTTTCAATCAGTCTCATAGTATAATGAGAACGATTATCATTCACTTATTCTACAGCACTCGCCGTGAAAAGTGACTCACCCTCTCAAGAAAGTGCAACCCATTCACCTCGTCTGACTCACAATCAGCAAGCAGTGCTTGATTTGCTGCACCAGCAAGCAGATGCCCTCTCCGCTCAGGAGTTATACAGTCTGCTGCGAGAACGGCAGACGATCGGGCTAGCAACCGTGTATCGGGCATTAGAAACGCTGAAATTGCATGGATTGATCAAAAGTCGGATGGGGGCAAACGGCGATATGACTTTGATGCCTTCCGTATGACCCGCAGCAACGGTGAAGTGATTACTATCCGCAATGGTTCGGGTCGTCCTCCCTGGGCTGG
This genomic interval carries:
- a CDS encoding metal ABC transporter ATP-binding protein, whose translation is MKEVVLVVEQLTVYRETYAAVQDVSFELEAGTDTAIVGPNGAGKSTLVQAILGILPRQTGDVFILGQPLSRRGFLAPAIRQQIAYLPQNFLFDRRIPITVEELVGLGWDQLGFQVPWKDHRKRRLAVREVLARVDAVHLRHQLISGLSGGEIKRVLLAYCLVRPRRLLILDEALAGLDARGESEFYQLLYQLKQQQGWAILQISHDLDMVRRHCDRVLCLNRTLLCQGTPEVALSPDNLSAAYGSEFVRYRHHH
- a CDS encoding zinc ABC transporter substrate-binding protein: MIHRKIRLQPSSNLVCRLSVTVVSAIALSLGSCATNTSTTSSESPQSDASPVATADELKVVTTFLPITQFTKAVAGDRVEVTQLLPTNVGPHDFQARPEDVQRLAEADVLVQNGLEMEEFLEDLVANASNPDLQIIDSSEGIATIANEEVEGHSHAEGEDHDHAHDHAEGEEQAEAGHHHHGEYNPHVWLDPKRAIQQVENIRDGLIAADPEGEAEYTANAAAYIAQLQELDAEITSTLQPYAGKTFVAFHDFAPYFADSYGLEADFLVDIPEENPSPDDVKRVTDEVQASDLKAILTEPQAGEGSFSALANDLDIKVSTFDPLETGGSEALEPEYYLTTMRQNVESLVTAFGGSTQSFLPLWRPQPVAVAPQRVGVRF
- the hemB gene encoding porphobilinogen synthase; translated protein: MRLIETSTLALQTPQTEIDLTDSGSQAKSTVLAIAHRPRRLRRTETLRRMVRENTLRVDDLIYPLFVMEGEGQREAIPSMPGCYRYTLDLLLNEVREAYELGIGAIALFPLIPHAQKDNAGTESYNPEGLIPRAVRAIKQAVPDILIITDVALDPYSSEGHDGIVQDGKILNDETVAVLVKQAIVQAEAGADFVAPSDMMDGRVGAIRKALDAEGWINVGILAYSAKYASAYYGPFRDALDSAPKFGDKKTYQMDAANAREAIKEVALDIVEGADIVMVKPALAYLDIICQIKQHTNLPVAAYNVSGEYAMIKAAAEQGWIDEKKVVLETLTSMKRAGADLILTYFARDVALMLQKGE